The following proteins come from a genomic window of Bactrocera tryoni isolate S06 chromosome 1, CSIRO_BtryS06_freeze2, whole genome shotgun sequence:
- the LOC120766453 gene encoding uncharacterized protein LOC120766453: protein MKRFFTVRITMQHQQCLLHLSFCAALVGVIGNCRSDFVTLRRQSHWTLGDFNATPTSSRKLLNSEIREWNRFTDIANHYQLRFKPLRLMPRLLENKVPHVPTPTKPNVTDGEDAETDAAVGADAEQVAAAQLLNNPFSNVRVPHIRPHATSTVRSPIRPSALVPIPAAGSSLLPLNIANIAQASDALNSIMRPPQIGFSRPQLLFHGAPFKLNLLQQKHTTKKTKSKGFLSLFEVIKFENTKCSVAMDEIDIRVRALEGICYHEFECKSLGGIPTEPCAEGVGVCCVFLTGCGDTTKQSVVYFESPNYPNPVREMLICVLIINLRDNVQQLRLDFIQFEINRPTDGDCVEDQFIVSGQNINFAVPILCGINTGQHIYVDVNNSFERKIYLSFITKLANGDRAFNIKILQLESDLAPEGCLQFYTENDGEVKSFNYDADGAFVNKAGATYFNNLNYVICLQRSKDMCSVSYNTELNGGEQLDFQITNKDEDEVDLVPDGQAGAGIFNCPDDYIAINQVRLCGERFNDGTVSDDFTQNAPVKDVAAGPIILPVRSDEEYVGRGFHLIYKQELCI from the exons ATGAAACGTTTCTTTACTGTACGAATAACCATGCAACACCAGCAGTGTCTTCTCCACTTAAGTTTTTGCGCCGCCTTAGTGGGTGTGATAGGAAATTGCCGAAGTGATTTTGTTACTTTGCGACGGCAAAGTCATTGGACGTTAGGAGATTTTAACGCTACGCCGACAAGTAGTCGCAAATTGTTAAATAGTGAGATAAGAGAATGGAACCGCTTTACCGATATAGCCAACCATTATCAACTACGTTTTAAACCTCTGCGTCTAATGCCACGTTTGCTTGAGAATAAAGTGCCACACGTGCCGACACCAACGAAACCCAACGTTACGGATGGGGAAGATGCAGAAACTGATGCAGCTGTAGGAGCAGATGCCGAGCAAGTGGCGGCAGCGCAGCTGTTAAACAACCCTTTCTCAAATGTACGCGTTCCGCATATACGACCGCATGCCACAAGCACAGTGAGATCGCCTATTAGACCTTCAGCTTTGGTTCCAATACCAGCTGCGGGCTCCAGTCTGTTGCCATTGAACATAGCGAATATAGCACAAGCTTCCGATGCCTTGAACTCTATCATGAGACCACCACAAATAGGATTTTCAAGGCCGCAGTTACTCTTTCATGGCGCACCGTTCAAACTTAATTTGTTGCAGCAAAAGCATACGACCAAAAAGACAAAGAGCAAGGGCTTTCTCAGCCTCTTCGAGGTTATAAAATTCGAGAACACCAAATGCTCGGTGGCTATGGATGAGATCGATATACGAGTACGTGCTTTGGAGGGTATTTGCTATCACGAGTTCGAGTGTAAAAGTTTAGGTGGCATACCGACCGAACCATGCGCGGAGGGTGTGGGAGTGTGttgcgtgt ttttgacCGGCTGCGGCGATACGACCAAACAGTCGGTGGTCTACTTTGAAAGCCCAAACTATCCGAATCCAGTACGCGAAATGTTAATTTGTGTGTTGATCATAAATTTACGCGATAATGTGCAGCAATTGCGTTTGGATTTTATTCAATTTGAG ATTAATCGCCCTACCGATGGGGACTGCGTGGAGGATCAATTCATTGTCTCTGGTCAGAACATAAATTTTGCTGTGCCCATTCTATGCGGCATTAACACCGGCCAACATA tttatGTCGATGTCAATAATTCgttcgagagaaaaatttatttgtccTTTATTACCAAACTGGCCAACGGAGATCGTGccttcaatataaaaatattacag CTGGAGAGCGACTTGGCCCCTGAGGGTTGTTTGCAGTTTTACACAGAAAACGATGGCGAGGTGAAGTCATTCAACTATGATGCCGACGGCGCTTTTGTCAACAAGGCGGGCGCAACATATTTC AATAATCTAAATTATGTAATTTGTCTACAACGATCCAAGGATATGTGTTCGGTTAGTTACAACACCGAGCTAAATGGTGGCGAACAACTCGATTTTCAAATCACTAACAAAGACGAAG ACGAAGTCGACTTGGTGCCGGATGGTCAGGCGGGTGCTGGTATTTTTAATTGTCCCGACGATTATATCGCCATCAATCAAGTGCGGCTCTGCGGCGAGCGCTTCAACGATGGCACCGTTTCGGACGACTTCACTCAAAATGCACCGGTTAAGGACGTCGCAGCGGGACCAATTATATTACCAGTGCGCAGCGATGAGGAGTATGTGGGTCGCGGCTTTCACCTAATCTACAAACAGGAGTTATGCATTTGA